A part of Saccopteryx bilineata isolate mSacBil1 chromosome 10, mSacBil1_pri_phased_curated, whole genome shotgun sequence genomic DNA contains:
- the LRTM1 gene encoding leucine-rich repeat and transmembrane domain-containing protein 1 isoform X1 → MKGELLLLSSVVVLLRGVGGCPEKCRCHSTSNSVDCSRQGLVEVPPDLPPQTLTLHLQDNQIHQLPAFAFRSVPQLTTLNLCNNSLSNLAPGAFHGLQHLQVLDLTQNSLHSLEGRLFHSLPQLRELYLSSNNISRLPTSLGEHWENLTIFAIQQNQLQQLSRMLLESMPSVKLLFLKDNIWKCNCHLLGLKLWLETFIYKDLLVIFGQSHPSPALGVTRWTQQWKAREFLRPILSSDPVTQVSAPHGRAAQHRQQPFLEDFQWERGTIGVCVQRTRWGGSASGGRQGPHVRFCAALPSAFIRLRIRRFSCSHPLPLLCEGGVLDSVVCASPDTWQGEDLLKIPHELYQPCPWPSSDLGSAHRAVPRPPESHSTTEQDHAECGLKAKPRPAKLRHAVVTVIITGVACGILCLLMLAAAIYGCTYAAITARYRGGPLAQTNEPAKTEGKELFDSSPA, encoded by the exons ATGAAAG GTGAACTGCTCCTGCTTTCCAGTGTGGTTGTCCTGCTCCGGGGGGTGGGTGGCTGCCCAGAGAAGTGCCGCTGTCACTCGACCTCAAATTCTGTAGACTGCAGCCGGCAGGGTCTGGTGGAAGTCCCTCCCGATTTGCCTCCTCAGACTCTAACTCTGCATTTACAAGATAATCAGATACACCAGCTTCCAGCTTTCGCCTTTAGATCGGTGCCACAGCTCACGACCTTGAACTTGTGCAACAATTCCCTTTCAAACCTGGCCCCTGGAGCTTTCCATGGACTCCAGCATTTGCAGGTCTTAGACCTAACCCAGAACTCGCTGCATTCCCTGGAAGGCAGACTTTTCCactccctcccacagctgagggaGCTGTACTTGTCATCCAACAACATCAGCCGCCTTCCCACCTCTCTGGGTGAGCATTGGGAGAACCTAACCATATTTGCGATCCAACAAAACCAGCTTCAGCAGCTCAGTCGAATGCTCCTAGAATCCATGCCTAGCgtgaagcttttatttctcaagGACAACATTTGGAAATGCAATTGCCACTTGCTCGGTCTTAAACTCTGGCTGGAGACATTTATCTATAAAG ATTTGCTGGTGATCTTTGGACAGTCACACCCCTCACCAGCTCTCGGGGTCACCAGATGGACACAGCAGTGGAAAGCCAGGGAGTTCCTGAGACCTATTCTGTCCTCAGATCCTGTGACTCAGGTCAGCGCCCCTCATGGCAGAGCTGCCCAGCACAGACAACAGCCTTTCTTGGAAG ACTTCCAGTGGGAACGTGGCACAATAGGTGTCTGTGTGCAGAGGACTCGCTGGGGCGGGAGTGCCTCGGGGGGCCGCCAGGGTCCCCACGTCCGCTTCTGCGCCGCTCTCCCCTCGGCGTTTATAAG GCTGAGGATTCGGAGATTCAGTTGTTCTCATCCTTTGCCTTTGCTTTGTGAAGGGGGAGTGCTGGACAGCGTCGTCTGTGCATCGCCAGACACCTGGCAGGGAGAGGACCTCCTGAAAATCCCCCACGAGCTCTACCAGCCCTGCCCTTGGCCCTCTTCGGACCTGGGTTCTGCCCACCGGGCTGTCCCAAGGCCCCCCGAGAGCCACAGCACGACGGAGCAGGACCACGCGGAGTGTGGGCTCAAAGCCAAGCCCAGGCCGGCCAAGCTGCGTCACGCCGTGGTCACTGTCATCATCACGGGGGTTGCGTGTGGGATCCTGTGTCTCCTGATGCTGGCGGCTGCGATCTATGGCTGCACCTACGCAGCCATCACAGCCCGGTACCGTGGGGGACCCTTGGCTCAAACCAACGAGCCTGCGAAGACAGAAGGAAAAGAGCTTTTtgacagctcaccagcttaa
- the LRTM1 gene encoding leucine-rich repeat and transmembrane domain-containing protein 1 isoform X3, whose translation MKGELLLLSSVVVLLRGVGGCPEKCRCHSTSNSVDCSRQGLVEVPPDLPPQTLTLHLQDNQIHQLPAFAFRSVPQLTTLNLCNNSLSNLAPGAFHGLQHLQVLDLTQNSLHSLEGRLFHSLPQLRELYLSSNNISRLPTSLGEHWENLTIFAIQQNQLQQLSRMLLESMPSVKLLFLKDNIWKCNCHLLGLKLWLETFIYKDFQWERGTIGVCVQRTRWGGSASGGRQGPHVRFCAALPSAFIRLRIRRFSCSHPLPLLCEGGVLDSVVCASPDTWQGEDLLKIPHELYQPCPWPSSDLGSAHRAVPRPPESHSTTEQDHAECGLKAKPRPAKLRHAVVTVIITGVACGILCLLMLAAAIYGCTYAAITARYRGGPLAQTNEPAKTEGKELFDSSPA comes from the exons ATGAAAG GTGAACTGCTCCTGCTTTCCAGTGTGGTTGTCCTGCTCCGGGGGGTGGGTGGCTGCCCAGAGAAGTGCCGCTGTCACTCGACCTCAAATTCTGTAGACTGCAGCCGGCAGGGTCTGGTGGAAGTCCCTCCCGATTTGCCTCCTCAGACTCTAACTCTGCATTTACAAGATAATCAGATACACCAGCTTCCAGCTTTCGCCTTTAGATCGGTGCCACAGCTCACGACCTTGAACTTGTGCAACAATTCCCTTTCAAACCTGGCCCCTGGAGCTTTCCATGGACTCCAGCATTTGCAGGTCTTAGACCTAACCCAGAACTCGCTGCATTCCCTGGAAGGCAGACTTTTCCactccctcccacagctgagggaGCTGTACTTGTCATCCAACAACATCAGCCGCCTTCCCACCTCTCTGGGTGAGCATTGGGAGAACCTAACCATATTTGCGATCCAACAAAACCAGCTTCAGCAGCTCAGTCGAATGCTCCTAGAATCCATGCCTAGCgtgaagcttttatttctcaagGACAACATTTGGAAATGCAATTGCCACTTGCTCGGTCTTAAACTCTGGCTGGAGACATTTATCTATAAAG ACTTCCAGTGGGAACGTGGCACAATAGGTGTCTGTGTGCAGAGGACTCGCTGGGGCGGGAGTGCCTCGGGGGGCCGCCAGGGTCCCCACGTCCGCTTCTGCGCCGCTCTCCCCTCGGCGTTTATAAG GCTGAGGATTCGGAGATTCAGTTGTTCTCATCCTTTGCCTTTGCTTTGTGAAGGGGGAGTGCTGGACAGCGTCGTCTGTGCATCGCCAGACACCTGGCAGGGAGAGGACCTCCTGAAAATCCCCCACGAGCTCTACCAGCCCTGCCCTTGGCCCTCTTCGGACCTGGGTTCTGCCCACCGGGCTGTCCCAAGGCCCCCCGAGAGCCACAGCACGACGGAGCAGGACCACGCGGAGTGTGGGCTCAAAGCCAAGCCCAGGCCGGCCAAGCTGCGTCACGCCGTGGTCACTGTCATCATCACGGGGGTTGCGTGTGGGATCCTGTGTCTCCTGATGCTGGCGGCTGCGATCTATGGCTGCACCTACGCAGCCATCACAGCCCGGTACCGTGGGGGACCCTTGGCTCAAACCAACGAGCCTGCGAAGACAGAAGGAAAAGAGCTTTTtgacagctcaccagcttaa
- the LRTM1 gene encoding leucine-rich repeat and transmembrane domain-containing protein 1 isoform X5, which translates to MKGELLLLSSVVVLLRGVGGCPEKCRCHSTSNSVDCSRQGLVEVPPDLPPQTLTLHLQDNQIHQLPAFAFRSVPQLTTLNLCNNSLSNLAPGAFHGLQHLQVLDLTQNSLHSLEGRLFHSLPQLRELYLSSNNISRLPTSLGEHWENLTIFAIQQNQLQQLSRMLLESMPSVKLLFLKDNIWKCNCHLLGLKLWLETFIYKGGVLDSVVCASPDTWQGEDLLKIPHELYQPCPWPSSDLGSAHRAVPRPPESHSTTEQDHAECGLKAKPRPAKLRHAVVTVIITGVACGILCLLMLAAAIYGCTYAAITARYRGGPLAQTNEPAKTEGKELFDSSPA; encoded by the exons ATGAAAG GTGAACTGCTCCTGCTTTCCAGTGTGGTTGTCCTGCTCCGGGGGGTGGGTGGCTGCCCAGAGAAGTGCCGCTGTCACTCGACCTCAAATTCTGTAGACTGCAGCCGGCAGGGTCTGGTGGAAGTCCCTCCCGATTTGCCTCCTCAGACTCTAACTCTGCATTTACAAGATAATCAGATACACCAGCTTCCAGCTTTCGCCTTTAGATCGGTGCCACAGCTCACGACCTTGAACTTGTGCAACAATTCCCTTTCAAACCTGGCCCCTGGAGCTTTCCATGGACTCCAGCATTTGCAGGTCTTAGACCTAACCCAGAACTCGCTGCATTCCCTGGAAGGCAGACTTTTCCactccctcccacagctgagggaGCTGTACTTGTCATCCAACAACATCAGCCGCCTTCCCACCTCTCTGGGTGAGCATTGGGAGAACCTAACCATATTTGCGATCCAACAAAACCAGCTTCAGCAGCTCAGTCGAATGCTCCTAGAATCCATGCCTAGCgtgaagcttttatttctcaagGACAACATTTGGAAATGCAATTGCCACTTGCTCGGTCTTAAACTCTGGCTGGAGACATTTATCTATAAAG GGGGAGTGCTGGACAGCGTCGTCTGTGCATCGCCAGACACCTGGCAGGGAGAGGACCTCCTGAAAATCCCCCACGAGCTCTACCAGCCCTGCCCTTGGCCCTCTTCGGACCTGGGTTCTGCCCACCGGGCTGTCCCAAGGCCCCCCGAGAGCCACAGCACGACGGAGCAGGACCACGCGGAGTGTGGGCTCAAAGCCAAGCCCAGGCCGGCCAAGCTGCGTCACGCCGTGGTCACTGTCATCATCACGGGGGTTGCGTGTGGGATCCTGTGTCTCCTGATGCTGGCGGCTGCGATCTATGGCTGCACCTACGCAGCCATCACAGCCCGGTACCGTGGGGGACCCTTGGCTCAAACCAACGAGCCTGCGAAGACAGAAGGAAAAGAGCTTTTtgacagctcaccagcttaa
- the LRTM1 gene encoding leucine-rich repeat and transmembrane domain-containing protein 1 isoform X4 has protein sequence MKGELLLLSSVVVLLRGVGGCPEKCRCHSTSNSVDCSRQGLVEVPPDLPPQTLTLHLQDNQIHQLPAFAFRSVPQLTTLNLCNNSLSNLAPGAFHGLQHLQVLDLTQNSLHSLEGRLFHSLPQLRELYLSSNNISRLPTSLGEHWENLTIFAIQQNQLQQLSRMLLESMPSVKLLFLKDNIWKCNCHLLGLKLWLETFIYKDLLVIFGQSHPSPALGVTRWTQQWKAREFLRPILSSDPVTQVSAPHGRAAQHRQQPFLEGGVLDSVVCASPDTWQGEDLLKIPHELYQPCPWPSSDLGSAHRAVPRPPESHSTTEQDHAECGLKAKPRPAKLRHAVVTVIITGVACGILCLLMLAAAIYGCTYAAITARYRGGPLAQTNEPAKTEGKELFDSSPA, from the exons ATGAAAG GTGAACTGCTCCTGCTTTCCAGTGTGGTTGTCCTGCTCCGGGGGGTGGGTGGCTGCCCAGAGAAGTGCCGCTGTCACTCGACCTCAAATTCTGTAGACTGCAGCCGGCAGGGTCTGGTGGAAGTCCCTCCCGATTTGCCTCCTCAGACTCTAACTCTGCATTTACAAGATAATCAGATACACCAGCTTCCAGCTTTCGCCTTTAGATCGGTGCCACAGCTCACGACCTTGAACTTGTGCAACAATTCCCTTTCAAACCTGGCCCCTGGAGCTTTCCATGGACTCCAGCATTTGCAGGTCTTAGACCTAACCCAGAACTCGCTGCATTCCCTGGAAGGCAGACTTTTCCactccctcccacagctgagggaGCTGTACTTGTCATCCAACAACATCAGCCGCCTTCCCACCTCTCTGGGTGAGCATTGGGAGAACCTAACCATATTTGCGATCCAACAAAACCAGCTTCAGCAGCTCAGTCGAATGCTCCTAGAATCCATGCCTAGCgtgaagcttttatttctcaagGACAACATTTGGAAATGCAATTGCCACTTGCTCGGTCTTAAACTCTGGCTGGAGACATTTATCTATAAAG ATTTGCTGGTGATCTTTGGACAGTCACACCCCTCACCAGCTCTCGGGGTCACCAGATGGACACAGCAGTGGAAAGCCAGGGAGTTCCTGAGACCTATTCTGTCCTCAGATCCTGTGACTCAGGTCAGCGCCCCTCATGGCAGAGCTGCCCAGCACAGACAACAGCCTTTCTTGGAAG GGGGAGTGCTGGACAGCGTCGTCTGTGCATCGCCAGACACCTGGCAGGGAGAGGACCTCCTGAAAATCCCCCACGAGCTCTACCAGCCCTGCCCTTGGCCCTCTTCGGACCTGGGTTCTGCCCACCGGGCTGTCCCAAGGCCCCCCGAGAGCCACAGCACGACGGAGCAGGACCACGCGGAGTGTGGGCTCAAAGCCAAGCCCAGGCCGGCCAAGCTGCGTCACGCCGTGGTCACTGTCATCATCACGGGGGTTGCGTGTGGGATCCTGTGTCTCCTGATGCTGGCGGCTGCGATCTATGGCTGCACCTACGCAGCCATCACAGCCCGGTACCGTGGGGGACCCTTGGCTCAAACCAACGAGCCTGCGAAGACAGAAGGAAAAGAGCTTTTtgacagctcaccagcttaa
- the LRTM1 gene encoding leucine-rich repeat and transmembrane domain-containing protein 1 isoform X2, with product MKGELLLLSSVVVLLRGVGGCPEKCRCHSTSNSVDCSRQGLVEVPPDLPPQTLTLHLQDNQIHQLPAFAFRSVPQLTTLNLCNNSLSNLAPGAFHGLQHLQVLDLTQNSLHSLEGRLFHSLPQLRELYLSSNNISRLPTSLGEHWENLTIFAIQQNQLQQLSRMLLESMPSVKLLFLKDNIWKCNCHLLGLKLWLETFIYKDLLVIFGQSHPSPALGVTRWTQQWKAREFLRPILSSDPVTQVSAPHGRAAQHRQQPFLEDFQWERGTIGVCVQRTRWGGSASGGRQGPHVRFCAALPSAFIRGSAGQRRLCIARHLAGRGPPENPPRALPALPLALFGPGFCPPGCPKAPREPQHDGAGPRGVWAQSQAQAGQAASRRGHCHHHGGCVWDPVSPDAGGCDLWLHLRSHHSPVPWGTLGSNQRACEDRRKRAF from the exons ATGAAAG GTGAACTGCTCCTGCTTTCCAGTGTGGTTGTCCTGCTCCGGGGGGTGGGTGGCTGCCCAGAGAAGTGCCGCTGTCACTCGACCTCAAATTCTGTAGACTGCAGCCGGCAGGGTCTGGTGGAAGTCCCTCCCGATTTGCCTCCTCAGACTCTAACTCTGCATTTACAAGATAATCAGATACACCAGCTTCCAGCTTTCGCCTTTAGATCGGTGCCACAGCTCACGACCTTGAACTTGTGCAACAATTCCCTTTCAAACCTGGCCCCTGGAGCTTTCCATGGACTCCAGCATTTGCAGGTCTTAGACCTAACCCAGAACTCGCTGCATTCCCTGGAAGGCAGACTTTTCCactccctcccacagctgagggaGCTGTACTTGTCATCCAACAACATCAGCCGCCTTCCCACCTCTCTGGGTGAGCATTGGGAGAACCTAACCATATTTGCGATCCAACAAAACCAGCTTCAGCAGCTCAGTCGAATGCTCCTAGAATCCATGCCTAGCgtgaagcttttatttctcaagGACAACATTTGGAAATGCAATTGCCACTTGCTCGGTCTTAAACTCTGGCTGGAGACATTTATCTATAAAG ATTTGCTGGTGATCTTTGGACAGTCACACCCCTCACCAGCTCTCGGGGTCACCAGATGGACACAGCAGTGGAAAGCCAGGGAGTTCCTGAGACCTATTCTGTCCTCAGATCCTGTGACTCAGGTCAGCGCCCCTCATGGCAGAGCTGCCCAGCACAGACAACAGCCTTTCTTGGAAG ACTTCCAGTGGGAACGTGGCACAATAGGTGTCTGTGTGCAGAGGACTCGCTGGGGCGGGAGTGCCTCGGGGGGCCGCCAGGGTCCCCACGTCCGCTTCTGCGCCGCTCTCCCCTCGGCGTTTATAAG GGGGAGTGCTGGACAGCGTCGTCTGTGCATCGCCAGACACCTGGCAGGGAGAGGACCTCCTGAAAATCCCCCACGAGCTCTACCAGCCCTGCCCTTGGCCCTCTTCGGACCTGGGTTCTGCCCACCGGGCTGTCCCAAGGCCCCCCGAGAGCCACAGCACGACGGAGCAGGACCACGCGGAGTGTGGGCTCAAAGCCAAGCCCAGGCCGGCCAAGCTGCGTCACGCCGTGGTCACTGTCATCATCACGGGGGTTGCGTGTGGGATCCTGTGTCTCCTGATGCTGGCGGCTGCGATCTATGGCTGCACCTACGCAGCCATCACAGCCCGGTACCGTGGGGGACCCTTGGCTCAAACCAACGAGCCTGCGAAGACAGAAGGAAAAGAGCTTTTtga